Within the Anas acuta chromosome 6, bAnaAcu1.1, whole genome shotgun sequence genome, the region CTTGGTCACCCCTAGAATAAGTAGGCTCTGTTGCACTTAACATGTGAATGTTTTACGTGGAGTATGTTAACTTTATGTGTTTAACATAACACTTTATGTGTTATGTTAACACATTAAAAGATAGCACTTAAATGGGTTTTCTGAATAATATATTGCTAAATACAGTACTTGGAGAATGCAGATCTGATCATGGAAATTTGGGGTACATAGAGGTGTTCTTATATGTGATCGTTTCTTCTAGGCTACCGGGCCATTTTGGCTGAACCTAAAAATAAGTCATCAGAGTCTTTTGAACATGAATACTACAGTAATAACACAAGACAAGAACCAAGAGGAAATGCATTTCCATTTTGTAAGTCACAGCTTTTCATAGTAAAAATGATTTGTAGTCTCAATCGCAATGTAAGAGTGTGGTTTGGTAGAAGGGAGGCTAATGGAGGTTTAGTTTGACTACTAATAGATTGAGTTAGAAAATGAGTCAGGCATTTCATCTCAATATTTTCATGGTTTGCTTTGCTCTTGTTGCCTGATTATTTCAAGATCTGCACTGATGAAATAAACATGTTACCTTTAGTGTTTAATTCActtagaataatttaaaaagttgaatgaaaaatatgtttgaaatgAAGGCTTGCTAGTGCGATGactttggtttatttatttttatgttgattCTTGAGGTGGGCAGCCAGAGTTTTGTAGTTTTGAAAAAAACGAGAGCCGAATTCAGGAGTCAGTCTCCAAACGTCTGTCAGTGGTATCACGACTTCCTTTTGTCCAAGAGCAGCTGTTTGCCCTCTTTGATCTAGTCCCAGGACTAGAGTATTGTGATGTTCAGCGAGATCCTCATACTAATAATGGTAAGtagaagtacaaaaaaaaaatcttcacttttttttttttttcctatgaagaGAACACCACCTTTTAGTTGTATTTCAGTACATTCAGATTGCAAAATCAAGTAGTTGTGGGAAATAATTAATGGTCTTACGTACCAATGCTGGCTGCTATTACCGATGCATAAGCccaaaaattcagttttgtttgaaCACCTCTTTACAGATAActaacaataaatataaataaggtTAATAAAATCTCAAGAAGGGCAGAATCAAAACCATGAGAATTAACTTTTTGGTCAAGTGAAGTTAATAGTTTGGGGTATAATAGAAGAcgaaaatttttgaaaattaaacatcTATCTTGAATGTTCTGCAAACAGATAATTTGAGTTTTCATCTTGAAATAACTGTGTGTATTTGTCTGAGAGCAGATATGAGTAAACAGGATAAAATAGTTCcaaacaaaatttgttttgtatcggaaggattgtttttgtttcagtcttGTTGTTTTGCTATAGGTGAGAAAAGCATGAGAGTGAAGCTTGAAATGGAAACAATTCAGAGTGTTATGTTGTAACTTTACAGTACTTGAGACTCATTTGTTTATGgaataattgcattttaagcTGAAATATGTAACTTTTTCTTCTAGTTTTGTCTTGGAGAAGAAGACATGTTTTGTTATGTTGCTTTATTACTAGATTTTCAAATTAATACGAATAAAGGTGATTTGTCACTAGTTAATTTCACAGAAGTTCTATTCCCAAACACTAATGTTGCTAGTAAGGAATGTGCTGTTTGGTAAAGAGACCTAGGAATTTTGTAGCATCCATGACAGACTAATATGTAGCTTGATCCTACTGCTTGCTTTAAGTGAGTGTAGTTTGTTAGGATGTACTTGTATTGTGCTTAAACCATGTGCACTGTATTTGTAGGGTACGCTGTGATTCAGTACAGTACTGCAGCATCAGCTATATATGCCAAGTATAAACTACATGGTTTTGAGTATCCTCCTGGAAACCGATTAACTGTCATTTTTTTGGAAGATGGGAACGATAGTTCAGAGTAAGTACTAATACATAGAGAAGCATGTAACCTGTTTTCTAGAGAGCAAAACTATTATTACtcttatttaaatatgaaaaggaaGAGCCATGTCACTAATCTAGTTTCGTATTTGGAcgtaatattttctgaaatctaggtgtgtttttttttttttaaatagtttagaATGAATCTCTTGACACTTCTTAGCctggtagaaaaagaaaacctcatcTAAAACCTCATCTGGCCTTGTTACACAACACGGGGACCCTTACAAAGATTCTCAATAAATTCAAGTTTTTCTAACATACCctagaaatatgtattttagtctttttctatttaaaaatacgTATCACCTACTTGATCTCTTGGCAGTGTTAGCAATATACAAACACTGCCAATAGATCCTGTAGGTAGAATAAAACTGTTATAGCTGAGGCTCTGATACCTGCATTGTATGAGGATTGTCAGGTTTTACTTTAAATCATCTCTTGTTTGTTCCTGTGATTCAAATGCTCATTAGAAATTGGCATGGCTTAGGTGCATTCCAGTATTGAAAACTTCAGCTTAGTTTCATCCTAAATGAATCTAGTTCGTCATCAAAGCTATTCCGGGATATGAATGAAAAGTCTGTACGGAGGGACAACTTGGAGATACACTTCAGAAGTGCATGCctgctttaaactaaaataattaattgtaaCCATGcttcttgcaaatgtttttctttactctttggTACTTCCTGTTATATCATGGTCTTGTAGCAatgggctacaaagatggtgaagtgCTTAGaagggaagatgtatgaggaacggctgaggtaACTTGGCCTGTTcatcctggaaaagaggaggctaaggggagacctccATcgcagcctacagcttccttACAAGAGGGAGTGGAAGGGCAGGTTCCGAtctgttctctttagtgaccagcgATAGGATgcgagggaatggtgtcaaactgaggcaggggaggtttaggctagacatcaaGAAGcggttcttcactgagagggttgttgcgcactggaacaggctccccggGGAAGTAGTCATcgcaccaagcctgctggagtttaagaagtATTTGGACTGTCTGGACAGTCatgtggtctgaatttttggatagacctgtgtggtgccaggagttgggttcgatgatccttatgggtcccttctagctcgggatattctatgatagGCTATGAATTCATGCAAATGTGCAATTGCTTTTCTTATTCCCCaacagaacaaaggaaaaaatactggaGAATGACAGCTGGAAATGAACTTCCTGTGATTAATGTTCTGGtttctgaattgtttttctgtgctctttATTGAAAGAAACAGGTGAAATTTGTCCCTTTGTTCATCTAGGCACCCTTCACAAAAAGTTGTGGGCTCTGtagttagttttcttttttacgATAGTACTGGAAAAAGTAGAGGAAAGTTTTGTATCTCTGTATGTAGAAATGCAAGTGTTGTCAGTGAGTTCCAGGTAGTGTATGTACTTTCAGATCATGCTTAGTATGAAAGCCTGACTTTTTCATTATCTACTTGagtttacagatatttttttttttcaaattttaatggacatcttaaaaaaaaaaaatctttttctcttgctgaaGTTAACTGTTACTTAGCTCTTTATCTAAAGTAGTTTATTATCACTTCTTGCAGCCTCATCAGAAAAATGGCAACACAACTGGTAACAGCACACGTGTCCTCAGTGTTGCGGAATAACAATCCAATTGTTCAGCAGTATAGGACACCTCCTGTAAGTTAATATAATGTATACTGTTAATATCTGGAGTTTTTAAAGATAATAAGAGTATGTCAGTACAGAACGTAGCTCACTGCTTTAGATACtacatctttaaaagaaatacctctggttggtttgtgtatttctgttttctttaaatgtctggctttatttgtatttgttttccaatttaacaaaataaccaaaataaatgGACTAAGATTAGAATTAGCTGTTAGAGTCTATCTATGCCCAGTGGTAAGAACAAAAATTGTAAACTGAATAACAAAGTGTCAGTTTTTAtcaattattttatgtttgcattttttcttttcttcctgtctcaGCAGGCTTTTGGAGGAAACTCTGGATCACAATTACTTCAACCACAAACTGATGCCATACTTccaccacacaaaaaaaaagttccaccTGACACTTCTGTAAAAGAAAGGCTTTTCATACTTTTTCATCCTCATCCTTTACCTGTGAATGTATTGGAGGATGTTTTCTGGTAAGGCCCATAAGCAAATAAGTATTTTCTAACCatgagatatttaaaataaatcctgaaaataaaaaaggttgctgtcagggaaactctttttcagaaaagaacatgCACAGCAAAAGCAAGTGATAAATAACTAATAGCTTTTGAAACAGGCGTGTAATGGAATTTGTCTGGAAACAGATTGTAACATTACCAGTGCAACTGGCTAATTAATGATTTATGTAATCAGAAAGAGAATGTCTAGTTTCATaacatttataaacaaattttagttttaatttaaaaaaaattggggGGTTTTAAAGCAGGGTGGCACAAAACTATATTCTCGTATGTATGCTATGTTGAATTCACAACTACGAAATCACATATAGTTGAGATTGGATAATAAGTATCAGTGCTGCAGCAAAACCTCTGACCTAACTATCTTTCTTACTACTTTTTCAGTCGTTTTGGCCACTTGATAAAAGTTTACCTTGTGTCTGGAAAAAATGTGGGCTATGCGAAATTTGCAGACAGAGCAAGTGCCAGTGATGCCATAACTGCGTTACACGGCAAGATTGTGAATGGTGTCAGGCTTAAAGTAAGGTTGGCAGACTCGCCTACGGAGGAATCTAACAAACGTCAGAGAACTTACTAAGTAGGTGAGTACCCACTCTGAGCTGTTACTTAAGTTCAAGTTAATCTATGTCAGATAGAGGCAAAGCATTTTCAAGTTAGTTGTGCATGTCATGTTAATTTGAAATTTATAGTTTAGTTGTTAGCTAGAAATATATATGCGCACACAAattatatctaatatatataGCTGTGTGTATGCTTATGTATACACACTTATTTTAGtaaagaaatctttatttttgtaacatttGAACAAATACAAACCAGTTgattaatagaaataattttatatacataaagtGAGTATCAGATCTTACTGAAAAGagaattgaaaaataaacaatataaaCAAAGATCAGCTTGTACGTGTCTTTCTTTCACTACAAACATATGCCCCGAGAATGGTGTTGGATAAGGGTACAGAGTTTAACCTTGAAAGACAGATGAAGGAAGGGATAAATAAAGTGGACGTGTGAAGAACAGGGAATGTTGTCAGGTGAAACCAAAGGCCTTGACTTGGTTAATCTGGACGCTCAGAAATTGGGTGTAGCTGGAACGTGTTATGGTGAAGAAGATACTGTGGAGCCTGTTGTGGTGGGGTTGAGGTGTATGTTTATGTCCAATAAAAACTGGCAAAGCTCATATAGAGAGGTTTTATAGACTTCGGGAGCCAAAATTCacttgttcttttaaaatactgacttgaattaaattataaaaatctatataaattttacatatatttttttatactcAGGCCTCTACTGGAATAGGACTATAGTCCCAGATAATTTCAGTAGCCATATTACTAGTGTAGTGTGATACAAGTTTCCACCCCCCCTTGACCCAGTCaaaaaacattactttaaaTCTTAACTCTCTTCACATCAATATTTTACTTGATTTCATTCCTTGTACCTGTCTTTATGTAGATACTTCCTATGATCAAGGAGTTATAAAGACCAAGAGCAACTTTACCCGCAGtgttcttctccctttttttcctaaggacTTTTATGTTCTTCTTTTGTTAAGCAGAAGTTATTAAAAGCCTTCCTAGTCTTTATATACAACttacttgaaaacaaacattttttgctttctttctgcatgCAATTGGTGCTAACACTctttagaaagttttttttttttttttttttttaaaatcgGTAGCTCTGGTGAATGTAACTTCAAGTAATTTTTACCCATGCTTTTATCTACCcaatttttgttattaaaggTACTTTTTTAAACTTCCAATAATAGAGGACCAACCTCTTTGTCACTAGTGGAAAAATGATGATGTAAAGTATAATGAAATACCAGGTCTGTCTTCATAGTAGGAAAAGACTACTTTTTActagaaaagtaaataatacaCATCCAAAGTTAGTAAGAGAATCTGTACTTGTATCTTCTCgctcatctttttctttcattttttgattGTCAAGctagaagtgattttttccccccaaattgCTTATGTAGCCATCTtttagaaataaagcttttattctTCTGCTCTTTTGTAATACACCTCAGGAAAATACTAATTTCTCCAAAACTGGTAACAGGCTACAGTCATGTCCTGAGTGAGGATGATGTTGCATATGAATTGCaagattttctttctagaaatgGAGTGACTCCGAAAGGTATTAGAGCTTACAGATAATTAACTATTCCCTTTGTAATGAAGTAAGTGGAAGAGTTGAGAATTCTTGGGTTTATTGAGGAATTCCTGAATGTAATATGAGGGAATATTGGCACTGGAGAGAAAGTATTACTGTCCATACTGGAAGGGTTGTCTAACAGTCTGAAGGATGCTAAGATGACAGAAAAATTATTCAATTATTCAGAGACAAA harbors:
- the RBM45 gene encoding RNA-binding protein 45 isoform X1, translated to MLSPRRKGRCGRSPPAPEKRAPAAREPGGGGHAMEESGGFRLSAECLDEPPNSRVFVVLGKDAGEALIRERFSPFGDIQNIWLLRDKRTNESRGIAFIKFARSSQACRAMEEMHGRSLVPDTKPIKVFIAQSRASGSHRDVEDEELTRIFVMIPKSYTEEDLREKFKTYGDIEYCSIIKNKTTGESKGLGYVRYLKPSQAARAIEECDRSYRAILAEPKNKSSESFEHEYYSNNTRQEPRGNAFPFCGQPEFCSFEKNESRIQESVSKRLSVVSRLPFVQEQLFALFDLVPGLEYCDVQRDPHTNNGYAVIQYSTAASAIYAKYKLHGFEYPPGNRLTVIFLEDGNDSSDLIRKMATQLVTAHVSSVLRNNNPIVQQYRTPPQAFGGNSGSQLLQPQTDAILPPHKKKVPPDTSVKERLFILFHPHPLPVNVLEDVFCRFGHLIKVYLVSGKNVGYAKFADRASASDAITALHGKIVNGVRLKVRLADSPTEESNKRQRTY
- the RBM45 gene encoding RNA-binding protein 45 isoform X2: MLSPRRKGRCGRSPPAPEKRAPAAREPGGGGHAMEESGGFRLSAECLDEPPNSRVFVVLGKDAGEALIRERFSPFGDIQNIWLLRDKRTNESRGIAFIKFARSSQACRAMEEMHGRSLVPDTKPIKVFIAQSRASGSHRDVEDEELTRIFVMIPKSYTEEDLREKFKTYGDIEYCSIIKNKTTGESKGLGYVRYLKPSQAARAIEECDRSYRAILAEPKNKSSESFEHEYYSNNTRQEPRGNAFPFCGQPEFCSFEKNESRIQESVSKRLSVVSRLPFVQEQLFALFDLVPGLEYCDVQRDPHTNNGYAVIQYSTAASAIYAKYKLHGFEYPPGNRLTVIFLEDGNDSSDLIRKMATQLVTAHVSSVLRNNNPIVQQYRTPPAFGGNSGSQLLQPQTDAILPPHKKKVPPDTSVKERLFILFHPHPLPVNVLEDVFCRFGHLIKVYLVSGKNVGYAKFADRASASDAITALHGKIVNGVRLKVRLADSPTEESNKRQRTY